In one window of Macaca thibetana thibetana isolate TM-01 chromosome 5, ASM2454274v1, whole genome shotgun sequence DNA:
- the LOC126955127 gene encoding UDP-glucuronosyltransferase 2B23 isoform X11 encodes MSVKWTSVILLIQLSFYFSSGSCGKVLVWAAEYSHWMNMKTILEELVQRGHEVTALASSASILFDPNNSSTLKIEVFPTSLPKPEFENIVTQEIKRWIELPKDTFWLYFSQMQEIMWKFGDIFRNFCKDVVSNKKLMKKLQESRFDVVFADPIFPCSELLAELFNIPLVYSLRFTPGYVFEKHCGGFLFPPSYVPVVMSELSDQMTFMERVKNMIYMLYFDFCFQIYDMKKWDKFYSEVLGRHTTLSEIMGKADIWLIRNSWNFQFPHPLLPNVDFIGGLLCKPAKPLPKEMEEFVQSSGENGVVVFTLGSMITNMKEERANVIASALAQIPQKVLWRFDGNKPDTLGVNTRLYKWIPQNDLLGHPKTKAFITHGGANGIYEAIYHGVPMVGIPLFADQPDNIAHMKTRGAAVQLDFDTMSSTDLANALKTVINDPLYKENTMKLSRICHDQPVMVEQSCGLNFLVTIKEPSTLGLQSTT; translated from the exons ATGTCTGTGAAATGGACTTCAGTAATTCTGCTAATACAACTGAGCTTTTACTTTAGCTCTGGGAGTTGTGGAAAGGTGCTGGTGTGGGCAGCAGAATATAGCCATTGGATGAATATGAAGACAATCCTGGAAGAGCTTGTCCAGAGAGGTCATGAGGTGACTGCACTGGCATCTTCAGCTTCCATTCTTTTTGATCCCAACAACTCATCCACTCTTAAAATTGAAGTTTTTCCTACATCTTTACCTAAACCTGAGTTTGAGAATATAGTCACGCAAGAGATTAAGAGATGGATAGAACTTCCAAAAGATacattttggttatatttttcaCAAATGCAAGAAATCATGTGGAAGTTTGGTGACATATTTAGAAACTTCTGTAAAGATGTAGtttcaaataagaaattaatgaagaaactACAAGAGTCAAGATTTGACGTCGTTTTTGCAGATCCTATTTTTCCCTGTAGTGAGCTGCTGGCTGAGCTATTTAACATACCACTTGTGTACAGTCTCCGCTTCACTCCTGGCTATGTTTTTGAAAAGCATTGTGGAggatttcttttccctccctcctacGTACCTGTTGTTATGTCAGAATTAAGTGATCAAATGACTTTCATGGAGAGGGTAAAAAATATGATCTATATgctttattttgacttttgtttccaAATATATGACATGAAGAAGTGGGATAAGTTTTATAGTGAAGTTCTAG GAAGACACACTACATTATCTGAGATAATGGGGAAAGCTGACATATGGCTTATTCGAAACTCCTGGAATTTTCAGTTTCCACATCCACTCTTACCAAATGTTGATTTTATTGGAGGACTCCTCTGCAAACCTGCCAAACCCCTACCTAAG GAAATGGAAGAATTTGTACAGAGCTCTGGAGAAAACGGTGTTGTGGTGTTTACTCTGGGGTCAATGATCACTAACATGAAAGAAGAAAGGGCCAACGTAATTGCATCAGCCCTTGCCCAGATTCCACAAAAG GTTCTGTGGAGATTTGATGGGAATAAACCAGATACCTTAGGTGTCAATACTCGGCTCTATAAGTGGATACCCCAGAATGACCTTCTAG GTCATCCAAAAACCAAAGCTTTTATAACTCACGGTGGAGCCAATGGCATCTACGAGGCAATCTACCATGGGGTCCCTATGGTGGGCATTCCATTGTTTGCCGATCAACCTGATAACATTGCTCACATGAAAACCAGAGGAGCAGCTGTTCAATTGGACTTCGACACAATGTCGAGTACAGACTTGGCGAATGCACTGAAGACAGTAATTAATGATCCTTT
- the LOC126955127 gene encoding UDP-glucuronosyltransferase 2B23 isoform X1 has protein sequence MSVKWTSVILLIQLSFYFSSGSCGKVLVWAAEYSHWMNMKTILEELVQRGHEVTALASSASILFDPNNSSTLKIEVFPTSLPKPEFENIVTQEIKRWIELPKDTFWLYFSQMQEIMWKFGDIFRNFCKDVVSNKKLMKKLQESRFDVVFADPIFPCSELLAELFNIPLVYSLRFTPGYVFEKHCGGFLFPPSYVPVVMSELSDQMTFMERVKNMIYMLYFDFCFQIYDMKKWDKFYSEVLGRHTTLSEIMGKADIWLIRNSWNFQFPHPLLPNVDFIGGLLCKPAKPLPKEMEEFVQSSGENGVVVFTLGSMITNMKEERANVIASALAQIPQKVLWRFDGNKPDTLGVNTRLYKWIPQNDLLGHPKTKAFITHGGANGIYEAIYHGVPMVGIPLFADQPDNIAHMKTRGAAVQLDFDTMSSTDLANALKTVINDPLYKENVMKLSRIQRDQPVKPLDRAVFWIEFVMRHKGAKHLRPAAHDLTWFQYHSLDVIGFLLACVATVIFIIMKCCLFCFWKFTRKGKKGKSD, from the exons ATGTCTGTGAAATGGACTTCAGTAATTCTGCTAATACAACTGAGCTTTTACTTTAGCTCTGGGAGTTGTGGAAAGGTGCTGGTGTGGGCAGCAGAATATAGCCATTGGATGAATATGAAGACAATCCTGGAAGAGCTTGTCCAGAGAGGTCATGAGGTGACTGCACTGGCATCTTCAGCTTCCATTCTTTTTGATCCCAACAACTCATCCACTCTTAAAATTGAAGTTTTTCCTACATCTTTACCTAAACCTGAGTTTGAGAATATAGTCACGCAAGAGATTAAGAGATGGATAGAACTTCCAAAAGATacattttggttatatttttcaCAAATGCAAGAAATCATGTGGAAGTTTGGTGACATATTTAGAAACTTCTGTAAAGATGTAGtttcaaataagaaattaatgaagaaactACAAGAGTCAAGATTTGACGTCGTTTTTGCAGATCCTATTTTTCCCTGTAGTGAGCTGCTGGCTGAGCTATTTAACATACCACTTGTGTACAGTCTCCGCTTCACTCCTGGCTATGTTTTTGAAAAGCATTGTGGAggatttcttttccctccctcctacGTACCTGTTGTTATGTCAGAATTAAGTGATCAAATGACTTTCATGGAGAGGGTAAAAAATATGATCTATATgctttattttgacttttgtttccaAATATATGACATGAAGAAGTGGGATAAGTTTTATAGTGAAGTTCTAG GAAGACACACTACATTATCTGAGATAATGGGGAAAGCTGACATATGGCTTATTCGAAACTCCTGGAATTTTCAGTTTCCACATCCACTCTTACCAAATGTTGATTTTATTGGAGGACTCCTCTGCAAACCTGCCAAACCCCTACCTAAG GAAATGGAAGAATTTGTACAGAGCTCTGGAGAAAACGGTGTTGTGGTGTTTACTCTGGGGTCAATGATCACTAACATGAAAGAAGAAAGGGCCAACGTAATTGCATCAGCCCTTGCCCAGATTCCACAAAAG GTTCTGTGGAGATTTGATGGGAATAAACCAGATACCTTAGGTGTCAATACTCGGCTCTATAAGTGGATACCCCAGAATGACCTTCTAG GTCATCCAAAAACCAAAGCTTTTATAACTCACGGTGGAGCCAATGGCATCTACGAGGCAATCTACCATGGGGTCCCTATGGTGGGCATTCCATTGTTTGCCGATCAACCTGATAACATTGCTCACATGAAAACCAGAGGAGCAGCTGTTCAATTGGACTTCGACACAATGTCGAGTACAGACTTGGCGAATGCACTGAAGACAGTAATTAATGATCCTTT ATATAAAGAGAATGTTATGAAATTATCAAGAATTCAACGTGATCAGCCAGTGAAGCCCCTGGATCGAGCAGTCTTCTGGATTGAATTTGTCATGCGCCACAAAGGAGCTAAACACCTTCGGCCTGCAGCCCATGACCTCACCTGGTTCCAGTATCACTCTTTGGATGTGATTGGGTTCCTGCTGGCCTGTGTGGCCACTGTGATATTTATCATCATGAAAtgttgtctgttttgtttctggaagtttactagaaaaggaaagaagggaaaaagtgATTAG